The Victivallis lenta DNA segment AGTCCCGGCTGGAACTTCAGAAAATTCCATTTGGTTCCGGCCGCCTCGAGCACTTCGCGCGTGTCGATGCCGATCAGCCGGAAAATTTTGGCCAGCTCGTTGACGAAGGCGATATTGAGGTCGCGCTGCGAATTTTCGATGACTTTGGCGGCCTCGGCCACCTTGAGCGAGCTCGCTTTGTAAGTGCCGGCCTCGATAATGCTGCGGTAAAGCCGGTCGACGGTCTCCGCCGTCTCCGGCGTGGAGCCCGAAGTGATCTTCAGAATCCGGCTCAGCGTATGTTCGCGGTCGCCGGGGTTGATCCGCTCCGGGCTGTAACCGCAGAAAAAACCGGTGTTGAAGGACAGTCCGCTTTCGCGCTCGATCACCGGGACGCATTTCTCCTCGGTGCAGCCGGGGTAGACGGTACTCTCGAAGATGGCGATCCCGCCGGGCCGGATCGCCTTGCCGACCGTTTCGCTGGCGCGGAGCAGCGGCGTCAGGTCCGGCGTGTTGAAGCGGTCCACCGGAGTCGGCACGGTGACGATGAAGATGTCGCGGTCCCGAAGCGCTTCCGGGTCGGAGGTATAACGGAGGCGGACGGCCTCGCGCAGCTCCTCCGGAGTGGTTTCGAGCGTATTGTCTCTGCCGCTTCGCAGCTCCGCGATCCGCGACTCCTTGACGTCGAATCCGACGGTGTCGAACTTTTTCCCGAAGGCGACCGCCAGCGGCAGCCCGACATAGCCGAGGCCGATGATGGCGATTTTTATGCTTCCATCCGCGATTTTCGTGCGCATGAGGTGTTTCCTTCCTCCCTCAATAAAGTAAAATCATACTTTCTAACATACACGCAATTTGCAAAAAATCCAGTTGGTTCCCGGGTTTCCGGTCGGTTTCGGCGTTGCAAACCCGGATTGCTCCGGGTATATTAGGCGGAGGATGATGGATGCATATCAGGGAGGGAGCATGAGAAAAATCGCGAAACTTTACTTTTCCACCCCGCTCGTCTACCGGGTTGTCGCTGCTTTTCTGCTCGGCATCGCGGCCGGAATCGGCTGCCGGTATGCCGGGCCGGACGTTTGCGACGGGACGCTTGCCGTTCTCGCGCCGTTCGGGACGGTTCTCATTGCGATGCTGAAGATGGTGGTCATCCCGATCATCTTCCTGTCGCTCGTGACGGGGGCGGCCAGTCTGCCGCTGCGGAAGTTCGGGCGTCTCGGTATGTGGGTTGTGGCCTGGTATTTTCTTACCTCCCTCTTCGCCGCCGTGTTCGGGACCGGATTCGCGCTGTTCATGAATCCGGGCATGGGGGATGCCGGGGAACATGCCGCGCCGCTCATGGGGCAGGTTGAGCAGCTTCGTCTCGGGGGAGGGGGCGGCGGCACGCTGCTGAAGCTGGTCAACGACCTCTTCATGAATCCGTTCCAGGCGCTGGCGGAGGGGAAATTCCTGTCGATCATCGTCTTTTCGATCCTCTTCGGCATCGCGGTCCGCACGGTCATCGAGGAGAGCGGCGGCGGGAAGGTCCGCATGGCCGCGGAGACGCTGCTCGATGTGTTCGGCGCCGCGATGAAGGCGTGTTTCCGCATGATCGACTGGATCATGGAATATTTTCCGGTCGGCGTTTTCGCCCTGACCGCCGTCAACTTCGCCGCTTACGGCGCCGAGCTTTTCGGCCCGTATCTGCGCATCGCGGGGTGTGTGATCACCGGGGTCCTCATTATGATCGGCGTGATCTACCCGCTGTTCGTGCTCGTGATCTGCCGGGAGAATCCGTACCGGGTGCTGGCGGCGGTCAGGGAGCCGGTTCTGACCGCGTTTCTGACCCGGTCGAGCGCGGCGGCTCTGCCGGTTTCGCTGCGGGTGGCCGACGAGGAGCTGCATATCCGCAACGAGCTCTCCGGCTTCGCGCTGCCGCTCGGAGCGACGATCAACATGGACGGGGTCTGCATCCATTTGCCGGTTTTTGCGATCCTCGCCGCGAACATCTTCGGCATCCCGCTCGGGATGGGGCAGATTTTCGTGCTGATTCTGTCGGTCGTCTTTGCTTCGATCGGCACCGGCGGCATTCCCGGCGGCAGCATTTTCCTGCTCTTCATGGTGCTGGAGAACATGGGGCTCGAAGCCGGCCGGATCGCCATGATCGTCGCGCTGGCGATCGGCATCAACCCGCTGCTCGACATGTTCGAGACCGCCTGCAACGTCGCAGGCGACAACATCGGCAATTACGTCATTGCGCGCCGCAACGGCATGATCGGCTGATTCCTCCGCTACTCGGCGGCGTAGCGGTAGCCGATGCCGTAGACGGTTTCGATCAGGCGCGGCGGCTCGAGCTTGCGCCGCAGGGCGACCAGGTGCTGGTCGAGCGTGCGCGAGGATTGAAAGCTTGCTCCCCATACCTCCTTCATGATGCGGTCCCGGCTGAGCGCTTCGCCCGGATGTGCGGCGAACAGTTCGAGCAGCGCGATTTCCCGCAGCGTAAGCCCGGTCGATTCGTCTCCCCGGACGGCGCGGAGCCGGCATCGCTCGATCTCCCAGCGGCCGAACCCGAACCGGTCCGGCGCGGCCGGCGGGAGGGAGGCTTTCTCCTTCTCGCTCTGCCGGCGGCGCAGCTGCGCGGCGATGCGGGCGGCGAGCTCGCGCAGCCCGAACGGCTTGGTCACATAGTCGTCCGCCCCGAGTTCGAGCCCGAGCACCTTGTCGAACTCCTCCCCCTTCGCGGTCAGCATGATGACGGGAATCAGCGGGTCGTCCTGCCGGACCCGGCGGCACACGTCGTAGCCGGAGAGCCCCGGCATCATGATGTCGAGCAGCAGCAGATCCGGATGGTGTTCGTGGTAGAGCCTGAGCGCTGCGCCGCCGTCCGGCGCTTCGACGGGGATGTATCCTTCGAGTTCGAGCGCGTCGGCGACTCCGGCGCGGATGTTGCGGTCGTCTTCGGCAATCAGGATCTTATACGGTTCCATGTTCCGGTTCCTCCGGTAATTGAATGATGAACTGCATGCCGGGATCGGCGGGGACGGCTTTCAGCTCCCCCTTCTGGTCGCGCAGGAGGCCGCGGGCAATGGCCAGCCCGAGCCCGAAACCGGAAACCTCGGCCTCCAGCGCCGTGTCGACCCGGTAGAATTTGCGGAAAATCTTCTCTTCCGCCCCGGGCGGAACGCCGGGGCCGTAGTCGCGCAGCCGGATCTCCCAGCGTCTTCCGGCCCGGACCAGCGAAAGGTCGATCCGTTTTCCGGAGGCGGCGTACTTGAAAGCGTTGTCGAACAGGTTGTGCAGGATCTGCAGCAGCGAATCGCGATCGATCCGGCAGCTCGCCGGGCTTCCCGGCAGCGATACGTGAAGCTCGACTCCGGCCGTCCGGGCGCGTTCGCGGCAGAGCTCGGCGGCTGTGTTCAGCAGCTCGGCGAGATCGGTTTCCGCCGGCGAATAGCGTTTGCGGCCTGCATCGAGGCGGCTGAAGTCGAGGACATTGCCGACCAGGCGGGAAAGCCGTTCGCTCTCGTCGAGGATGATCTGCTGATAGCCGCGCCGTCTGGCCGGAGCGAGCTCCGCGTCGTGGTCGCGCAGCAGCTCGGCATACATGCGGATGCTGGTGAGCGGCGTCTTGAGCTCGTGCGACACCTGCGAGACGAAGCCGGTCTTCTGCCCGGAGAGCCGGAGTTCCCGCCGGAGCATCCGGTAAATCAGGAGCCCAGCGAGCAGGATGACGAGGATCGGAGCCGAAATGCCGAGCCAGACCGCGAGCCGGAAGCTGCCGAGCGGCAGTCGCTCCGGAATCAGCGAGGCGCGGATCTGCGCGTTCGGCAGCAGCAGCTCCGAGAACGGCATGATGAGTACGGGTTCGGCTGTTTCTTTTCCGGAAATGTCGCCGCCTGCCGCATGGATGACGCGGTTGGACGCATCGACCAGCTCGATGCGGAAATATGGCGGCAGGTGCTGCGGAAAGAGCGGGATGAGCCGGCTCCAGA contains these protein-coding regions:
- a CDS encoding nucleotide sugar dehydrogenase, translated to MRTKIADGSIKIAIIGLGYVGLPLAVAFGKKFDTVGFDVKESRIAELRSGRDNTLETTPEELREAVRLRYTSDPEALRDRDIFIVTVPTPVDRFNTPDLTPLLRASETVGKAIRPGGIAIFESTVYPGCTEEKCVPVIERESGLSFNTGFFCGYSPERINPGDREHTLSRILKITSGSTPETAETVDRLYRSIIEAGTYKASSLKVAEAAKVIENSQRDLNIAFVNELAKIFRLIGIDTREVLEAAGTKWNFLKFQPGLVGGHCIGVDPYYLTHKAAELGYHPEVILAGRRINDSMGRYAATEVVKLMIRGGSRILGARVLQLGITFKENCPDIRNSRAVDVADTLAEFGCRVDVCDPWADPDEVKRHYGINSFRDPDSFDFSCCDAIVLAVAHDQFRALDLGSRRKEGCIIYDIKGVLPRNLVDGRL
- a CDS encoding dicarboxylate/amino acid:cation symporter, with the translated sequence MRKIAKLYFSTPLVYRVVAAFLLGIAAGIGCRYAGPDVCDGTLAVLAPFGTVLIAMLKMVVIPIIFLSLVTGAASLPLRKFGRLGMWVVAWYFLTSLFAAVFGTGFALFMNPGMGDAGEHAAPLMGQVEQLRLGGGGGGTLLKLVNDLFMNPFQALAEGKFLSIIVFSILFGIAVRTVIEESGGGKVRMAAETLLDVFGAAMKACFRMIDWIMEYFPVGVFALTAVNFAAYGAELFGPYLRIAGCVITGVLIMIGVIYPLFVLVICRENPYRVLAAVREPVLTAFLTRSSAAALPVSLRVADEELHIRNELSGFALPLGATINMDGVCIHLPVFAILAANIFGIPLGMGQIFVLILSVVFASIGTGGIPGGSIFLLFMVLENMGLEAGRIAMIVALAIGINPLLDMFETACNVAGDNIGNYVIARRNGMIG
- a CDS encoding response regulator transcription factor — encoded protein: MEPYKILIAEDDRNIRAGVADALELEGYIPVEAPDGGAALRLYHEHHPDLLLLDIMMPGLSGYDVCRRVRQDDPLIPVIMLTAKGEEFDKVLGLELGADDYVTKPFGLRELAARIAAQLRRRQSEKEKASLPPAAPDRFGFGRWEIERCRLRAVRGDESTGLTLREIALLELFAAHPGEALSRDRIMKEVWGASFQSSRTLDQHLVALRRKLEPPRLIETVYGIGYRYAAE
- a CDS encoding sensor histidine kinase → MPRITPETIIAPVIGIALLAALALGGVAFALSRHEEAFRQEELRNLLRSECRLFAERCGQELDMIRAELELLAAQTPPDADGIRRAVAGEPFFVDGFVADRSGRLLHAGGDWRRRYNELFTELVSSRSDGADTAPVRPAPQKLRTASSAPAKTGTRSRELVEPVPLHDNARRIVLADQARFSRSAGGEFQPVRRENSERALPAVAAAPEADSPAPRLIPRFAALARGRRSGFIPYFADNRFAPLVWAESTNPPGRLVGFELESVVLWSRLIPLFPQHLPPYFRIELVDASNRVIHAAGGDISGKETAEPVLIMPFSELLLPNAQIRASLIPERLPLGSFRLAVWLGISAPILVILLAGLLIYRMLRRELRLSGQKTGFVSQVSHELKTPLTSIRMYAELLRDHDAELAPARRRGYQQIILDESERLSRLVGNVLDFSRLDAGRKRYSPAETDLAELLNTAAELCRERARTAGVELHVSLPGSPASCRIDRDSLLQILHNLFDNAFKYAASGKRIDLSLVRAGRRWEIRLRDYGPGVPPGAEEKIFRKFYRVDTALEAEVSGFGLGLAIARGLLRDQKGELKAVPADPGMQFIIQLPEEPEHGTV